One segment of Nostoc piscinale CENA21 DNA contains the following:
- a CDS encoding carbohydrate ABC transporter permease: protein MPKIYTNKSWLDNDTFAAWTFLAPALILLGIFVIWPIAYLFYLSFTAGSFTSTGTYWVGLKNYWRLLLNPDFLQVLGNTIYFTLATVIPSLIIPLGLAVLLNRSLALRGMLRSAYFLPSIISLVAAGLGFRWLFQTTGPINGFLNSFGIAPIPWLGDIFWAMPVLIILSIWKQLGFNMVVFLAGLQAIPPSRYEAAELDGANAWQQFWYVTLPGLRPTLIFATITTAIFTLRSFEQVYVITGGGPLNSTNLLVYYIYQEAFGQFDFGYAAAAATVLLAVTLVLVYFQLQTWGEE from the coding sequence ATGCCAAAGATATATACTAATAAATCATGGTTAGATAATGATACATTCGCCGCCTGGACTTTTCTTGCACCCGCATTAATTTTATTAGGAATTTTTGTAATTTGGCCGATCGCCTATTTGTTTTACCTGAGTTTCACGGCTGGTAGTTTTACATCTACAGGAACTTATTGGGTAGGTTTAAAAAACTACTGGCGCTTGCTACTTAACCCTGATTTTTTGCAAGTTTTAGGCAACACAATTTATTTTACCCTGGCGACTGTCATTCCCAGCTTAATTATTCCTTTGGGGTTGGCAGTGTTATTAAATCGTTCTCTAGCTTTGCGGGGAATGTTAAGAAGTGCCTACTTTTTACCTTCCATCATTTCTCTCGTCGCTGCTGGTTTAGGATTTCGCTGGCTGTTTCAAACCACTGGCCCTATCAACGGATTTTTAAATTCATTTGGTATTGCACCAATTCCCTGGCTAGGAGATATTTTTTGGGCAATGCCTGTGTTAATTATTTTAAGTATTTGGAAACAATTAGGTTTTAATATGGTTGTTTTTTTAGCTGGGTTGCAAGCAATTCCTCCCAGTCGCTATGAAGCAGCCGAATTAGATGGTGCAAATGCTTGGCAACAATTTTGGTATGTAACTTTACCAGGATTACGCCCTACTTTAATTTTCGCCACCATCACCACAGCAATTTTCACATTACGCAGTTTTGAACAAGTTTACGTAATTACTGGAGGCGGCCCTTTAAATTCAACTAATTTATTAGTTTACTATATTTATCAAGAAGCCTTTGGTCAATTTGATTTTGGTTATGCGGCGGCGGCGGCGACAGTTTTGTTAGCTGTAACTTTAGTTTTAGTGTATTTCCAATTACAAACTTGGGGCGAAGAATAA
- the purN gene encoding phosphoribosylglycinamide formyltransferase, producing MTFRPDSSFSLVSPHISDRLPPSDTPIKLGILASGNGSNFEAIAQAMENGQLNAQIPVLIYNNPGAKAAARAANRGVETVLLNHREYKNRETLDQQIVQTLRQHDVDLVILAGWMRLVTSVLIDAFPNRIINIHPSLLPSFKGLHAVEQALQAKVTITGCTVHLVCLEVDSGPILIQAAVPVLPDDTPETLHARIQIQEHRILPQAIAIAASQISHQTARREIAAK from the coding sequence ATGACCTTTCGCCCCGATTCTAGTTTTAGCTTGGTTTCTCCCCATATTAGCGATCGCCTACCACCTAGTGATACTCCGATTAAGCTAGGCATTCTGGCTTCTGGGAATGGTAGCAATTTTGAAGCAATTGCCCAAGCTATGGAAAATGGTCAACTTAATGCCCAAATTCCAGTTCTAATTTACAATAATCCAGGTGCGAAAGCAGCAGCACGCGCCGCTAACCGTGGTGTAGAAACTGTTTTATTAAACCACCGCGAATACAAAAATCGAGAAACTTTAGATCAACAAATTGTCCAGACTTTGCGCCAGCATGATGTTGATTTGGTAATTTTAGCTGGCTGGATGCGGCTGGTAACATCTGTGTTAATTGATGCTTTTCCTAACAGAATTATTAATATTCATCCGAGTTTGTTACCCAGTTTTAAGGGACTTCATGCGGTGGAACAAGCTTTGCAAGCAAAGGTAACAATTACTGGCTGTACAGTGCATTTGGTTTGTTTAGAAGTTGACAGCGGCCCGATATTAATTCAAGCGGCTGTGCCGGTGTTACCAGATGATACACCAGAAACACTCCATGCCCGGATTCAAATTCAAGAACATCGAATTTTACCACAGGCAATTGCGATCGCGGCAAGTCAAATCTCACACCAAACCGCAAGGCGGGAAATCGCAGCTAAATGA
- a CDS encoding pentapeptide repeat-containing protein → MRNFAGVQELISSQIPEKSSQQQDFSGRDLRGIDLSGANLRRVNLSSANLAGAKLTGADLSEADLTEVNLSNADLSYANLCESCLWRSQCTNSNFWGASLCGVDFTEADLSYAQLIEASLIEAKLIRANLQAASLSGAILLEANLTEANLHSADLTWTNLTKANLLNANLWETKIIYSKLRHTIMPEGTIYKPEIMIIH, encoded by the coding sequence ATGAGAAATTTTGCTGGTGTACAGGAATTAATCTCTAGCCAAATTCCCGAAAAATCTAGTCAACAGCAGGATTTCAGTGGGCGTGATTTGCGAGGAATTGATTTAAGTGGTGCTAACTTGCGGAGAGTAAATTTAAGCAGTGCTAATTTAGCTGGTGCAAAATTAACTGGTGCAGACTTAAGTGAAGCAGATTTAACCGAAGTAAATTTGAGTAATGCTGATTTAAGTTATGCTAATTTGTGTGAGTCTTGCTTGTGGCGATCGCAATGTACTAACAGTAACTTTTGGGGTGCTTCTTTGTGTGGTGTAGATTTCACCGAAGCAGACTTGAGCTATGCCCAATTAATTGAAGCCTCATTAATAGAAGCTAAATTAATCAGAGCAAATTTGCAAGCAGCTAGTTTATCTGGTGCCATATTATTAGAGGCTAATTTAACCGAAGCAAATTTACATAGTGCTGACTTGACATGGACTAATTTAACTAAAGCCAACTTATTAAACGCCAATCTTTGGGAAACAAAAATAATCTATAGCAAACTCCGGCATACAATTATGCCTGAAGGCACAATTTATAAACCCGAAATTATGATTATTCATTAA